The following coding sequences lie in one Pseudorca crassidens isolate mPseCra1 chromosome 2, mPseCra1.hap1, whole genome shotgun sequence genomic window:
- the C2H1orf115 gene encoding LOW QUALITY PROTEIN: required for drug-induced death protein 1 (The sequence of the model RefSeq protein was modified relative to this genomic sequence to represent the inferred CDS: deleted 1 base in 1 codon), whose protein sequence is MLAAGPDHQKARPGWSRRHPRARGRCDPKFPIHLSPSPPAPSGLGRAGPGWARAGGGGGGAGWAQRLVSSCTDLSRRARGTMTVGARLRSKAASSLPRCRPLARGLGRTEGDEEAAAILEHLESGAEAAESGASEQRPGTRGARRVHLAVLPERYEPLEETAPGEKPKKRYRQKLKKYGKNVGKVITKGCRYIVVGLQGFAAAYSAPFGVATSVVSFVR, encoded by the exons ATGCTGGCGGCTGGGCCCGACCACCAGAAAGCCAGGCCTGGGTGGAGCCGCCGCCATCCTAGAGCCAGAGGGCGCTGCGATCCCAAGTTTCCCATccacctctcccccagc ccccccgccccgtccgGACTGGGCCGGGCTGGGCCGGGCTGGGCAAGGGCGGGCGGCGGGGGTGGAGGCGCAGGCTGGGCGCAAAGGTTGGTGTCTTCGTGCACCGACCTCAGCCGGAGGGCCCGCGGCACCATGACGGTGGGAGCCAGGCTCCGAAGCAAGGCGGCGAGCAGTCTCCCGCGCTGCAGGCCCCTCGCCCGGGGGCTAGGGCGGACGGAGGGGGACGAGGAGGCGGCTGCTATCCTGGAGCATCTGGAGAGCGGGGCCGAGGCGGCGGAGAGCGGGGCGAGCGAGCAGCGCCCGGGGACCCGGGGCGCGCGGAGGGTGCACCTCGCGGTCCTCCCCGAGCGCTACGAGCCGCTGGAGGAGACGGCGCCGGGCGAGAAGCCCAAGAAGAGGTACCGGCAGAAGCTGAAGAAGTACGGCAAG AACGTTGGGAAGGTTATCACCAAAGGATGCCGCTACATCGTGGTCGGCCTGCAGGGATTCGCTGCTGCCTACTCCGCCCCGTTCGGAGTGGCCACCAGTGTGGTGTCGTTTGTCCGCTAG